One Streptomyces fagopyri DNA window includes the following coding sequences:
- a CDS encoding dihydrofolate reductase family protein, with translation MEQLLRVMNFNVSRDGIGAGEHQTLESPFGHAHPERLFAWAGATASWPMRTDPGGSRGLDDYFTRDFAHNIGAEIMGRNKFGPQRGPWLDHDWLGWWGEEPPFHTPVFVMTHHIRPAITLSDTTFHFVDDDPGTVLERARKAAQGKDVRLGGGVSTIRQFLDADLVDTLHVAVAPVELGSGIRLWKTPDELLDRFHLEIVPSASGVAHHLFWRK, from the coding sequence GTGGAACAGCTACTGCGAGTGATGAATTTCAACGTCTCAAGGGACGGTATCGGTGCCGGTGAGCACCAGACCCTCGAGAGCCCGTTCGGGCACGCCCATCCCGAGCGGCTGTTCGCCTGGGCCGGTGCCACCGCCAGCTGGCCCATGCGCACGGACCCCGGTGGGAGCCGGGGCCTTGACGACTACTTCACGCGGGACTTCGCACACAACATCGGCGCCGAGATCATGGGCCGCAACAAGTTCGGCCCCCAGCGCGGGCCCTGGCTCGACCATGACTGGCTCGGTTGGTGGGGGGAGGAGCCCCCGTTCCACACCCCTGTGTTCGTCATGACCCACCACATTCGCCCGGCGATCACGCTCTCCGACACCACGTTCCACTTTGTCGACGACGACCCCGGCACGGTCCTCGAACGGGCGCGGAAGGCGGCGCAGGGCAAGGACGTCCGCCTCGGCGGCGGGGTCAGCACGATCCGGCAGTTCCTTGATGCCGACCTCGTCGACACCCTGCACGTGGCGGTCGCGCCGGTGGAACTCGGTTCCGGGATCCGGCTCTGGAAAACACCCGACGAACTGCTCGACCGATTCCACCTGGAGATCGTGCCCAGCGCCAGCGGCGTCGCGCACCACCTGTTCTGGCGGAAATGA
- a CDS encoding S53 family peptidase produces the protein MAAAVTVLVCAMLTANTSSSAAVPAAADAGTPQPPVVRLTGTASSGESVARLHQEVKDGTLLDHHGARAVCPRCHAKVVTEDADGKTPLRSPAPAGYGPAELGAAYGLPATSRSTRTIAIIDAGVYPTLEKDLAAYRKTFGLPACTTASGCLTLRNYDGGKQPAPQTGTQGRYLEEQVALETALDLDMASAACPSCRLLEISIPWQDAQDDNDVSTADFARAVNTAVGEGASAVSVSYGYSADVQNTHGTRRTALDHKGVAITASTGDAGFNGGVHQSWPSALPSVISVGGVSLPADGGKATAWYAAGSGCEQAFPAATGQPSSVTSACGGHRAASDISADADPATGVAVYDTYAPSGDDPYNWVVTGGTSASAPYVAGLFARAGHLSAVDGPGSLYRAPKADFTDVTAGNNEAYHQCASYPGISTALCNAGPGWDGPTGLGVPHGLGAF, from the coding sequence GTGGCAGCAGCGGTCACCGTGCTGGTGTGCGCCATGCTCACGGCGAATACGTCGTCGTCGGCGGCCGTGCCCGCCGCAGCGGACGCGGGCACGCCCCAACCCCCTGTCGTGCGACTGACCGGAACAGCGAGTTCCGGTGAGAGTGTCGCCCGTCTGCACCAGGAGGTGAAGGACGGAACGCTGCTCGACCACCACGGGGCACGGGCTGTCTGCCCACGGTGTCACGCGAAGGTCGTCACCGAGGACGCGGACGGGAAGACGCCGTTGCGGTCGCCCGCACCGGCCGGCTACGGCCCGGCCGAACTGGGGGCGGCCTACGGGCTGCCCGCCACCTCCCGGAGCACACGGACCATCGCCATCATCGACGCTGGTGTCTATCCGACACTGGAGAAGGATCTCGCCGCCTACCGCAAGACGTTCGGACTGCCGGCCTGCACCACGGCCTCCGGCTGTCTCACGCTGAGGAACTACGACGGGGGCAAGCAGCCGGCCCCGCAGACCGGGACCCAGGGCCGGTACCTGGAGGAGCAGGTCGCGCTCGAGACGGCACTCGATCTCGACATGGCCTCCGCGGCCTGCCCCTCCTGCCGCCTTCTCGAGATCTCCATTCCGTGGCAGGACGCCCAGGACGACAACGACGTCTCCACCGCCGACTTCGCCCGAGCGGTGAACACCGCCGTGGGCGAGGGCGCGTCGGCGGTCAGCGTCAGCTACGGCTACAGCGCCGATGTCCAGAACACGCACGGCACCCGACGCACCGCACTGGACCACAAGGGCGTAGCCATCACCGCCTCCACGGGCGACGCGGGCTTCAACGGCGGCGTTCACCAGTCCTGGCCGTCCGCGCTGCCCTCCGTGATCAGCGTGGGCGGTGTCAGTCTGCCCGCGGACGGAGGGAAGGCCACCGCCTGGTACGCCGCGGGCAGCGGTTGCGAACAGGCGTTTCCCGCCGCCACCGGGCAGCCGTCCTCGGTCACATCGGCCTGCGGCGGCCACCGGGCAGCGTCCGACATCTCCGCGGACGCCGATCCTGCCACCGGTGTGGCCGTGTACGACACCTACGCGCCCAGCGGCGACGACCCCTACAACTGGGTCGTGACCGGAGGCACCAGCGCGTCGGCGCCCTACGTGGCCGGGTTGTTCGCCCGCGCCGGCCACCTCTCGGCGGTCGACGGTCCCGGGAGTCTCTACCGCGCCCCGAAGGCCGACTTCACGGACGTCACGGCCGGCAACAACGAGGCCTACCACCAGTGCGCCTCGTATCCCGGCATCAGCACCGCCCTGTGCAACGCGGGTCCGGGCTGGGACGGACCGACAGGTCTCGGCGTCCCGCACGGCCTCGGCGCGTTCTGA